Below is a genomic region from Synergistaceae bacterium.
CTTAGCCTCAAGAATCGTATTTCCTGCCATTATTCAAGTCCCTCCTTCGCTCCCTGTTCTCTTGCTCTTCGTTCCATACGTGATTTATAAGTTGCATCGAAAATTACAACAGCGATAATGATAATGCCCTTGATAATATACTGGAATGAAGTATTCATATCTAATTTACGCACTCCATTTTCCAAAGTGGCCATAAACAAAGCACCAATTAGAGTACCGATAACATCACCAGAACCGCCGGAAAGCGCAGCACCTCCAACTACAGCAGCAGCAATAGGGCTGAATTCAAAATCTGTGCCGATAGCTGTAGTAGCACTCTGAAGTCTTGCAGTCGTAAAAACTGCACCCACTGCAACAGCAAAACCAGTGAGCATGTATGCAATTATACGAGTCTTTGCAACATTGATACCCGACAGCACAGCCGCTTTACGATTCGCCCCCACTGAATAAAGATTCGTGCCGTAACGAGTATAACGAAGCAAAATTTGACCTATGACAATAAATAAAATCATCGCCATTATTACATAATAAAACTTTCCGACACCTGTACCCAGCCAAACATATTCAGAATGATCCATCGCCTGACTCTTAATTACGCCGTTCACATTACGAATAGCGATAATATAAGTCATTGCCCTGAAAATGCTCATTGTAGCAAGAGTTCCAATAAATTCCGGTACATTCAATTTCGCGACGATAATTCCATTAATTAGACCGCACAGCAAACCGGTAAGCAGACCAAATAACACCATTACTTTGAATGGCCACAACGTATATTCATAAATATTAGCCATGACCATACCAACTAGAGCCATCATACTGCCTGTAGAAAGGTCAATTCCGGATGTGATAATGAGAAAGGTTACGCCAACACCGATAATGGCAGGAATCGAAGCGTCACGAACAACCTCGATCAGATTAGCAAAGTTAAAAAATTTACCCTGACCATAACCAGCCAGTATAGTAAAGAGACAGACTAAGACCGCTAGCATGATAATAGAGATAAGCCGGCGCATTGCTGTCTGACTAAGCTGTTTCAATTTAGTTTTCCTCCTTTTCTAATGTGAAAAGATAAAAAGAAAAGGGCTACCTACAAGGCAACCCTGCATAATATATCTTACCAACGATCTTCTGGAGCTATAGAGCTGACGTTTTCAGCAGTAACTACAATAGGTTCCATGATAACTTTCGGAGTCGCTGTTAAAACAGTATAACTATATTCAGAGCCGATCATCAGAAGTGCTATTTTCGCAGCCGTAGAACCCTCGTCCCAACTGTTAGTATAAATTGTTCCGGACATAGAACCGTTCTCAATCATTGCAAGTGCGTCTTTTTCACCATCAGCGCCCCAAATACAAATTTGTCCCTTCTTATTTGCGGACTCTGCAGCCAGTGCAGCTCCCTCAGCCATAGCATCGTTAATAGCAAAAACGCCCTTCAAATCAGGATAAGACTGAAGAAAAGAGTTCATAACCGTCATTGCTGTATCCTTTTGGAAAGAAGCCGTCTGAGCAGCTACTATTTTAATGTTAGGATACTTCGCAATAGTGTCACGGAATCCCTGCTCTAAATTATCAGTACGAGCTAAACCGGGGACACCCTGAATTATAGCAATGTCACCAGCTCCGCCCATTTGTTCGGCCATCTTATCAGCAGCCATACGACCCGCATCATAATCAACAGCCATAACAAGTGCACTGTGTACTGTATTACTAGCGCAATCAAGATTTAAAGTGATAACCGGAATACCAGCTTCTTCAGCCTGCCGCACAGAAGGAGCAAGTGCCGTACCGTCAGAACACTGAAGAATTATCGCATTATAACCCTGATTAATACAATCAGTCATAATCTGAACTTGTTTCTCAGCAGACTCTTCCGCACTATAAGAATCTACTTTGATGTTTGACCATGAAGCACACTCGCGTTCGATTCCCTCTTTCCAGCCTTGATTATTGGGAGTACCGATGTCGTGAGCAATGTAAGCAATTTTCACTGGAGCACCGCCATAAATATCAATGCGCTTCTTAGTGCTATTACTAGGCGTAGGCTTCTGTCTCGCAGGATCTTCCCTCGCCGCAAATACTACCGTTGCAAAGTTCATAACCATTATTGCTGCTACCATAAGAGCAATGACCTTCTTAAAGCTAGAATTCATCCAAAAACAACCTCCTAAATTAAATTTAATGACGCATATGACTTTTCTGCGGTGAAAGAACATTTACATCAATATGAACTGCAATCAAGATGACACACATCATAAAGTCACCTTAATACTTGTTTCGAGAATTATTTCGGGAAATTAAGAGAAATTCACCTCCTAATGCAACCAGACTCCGCAGATAGTTTTACTAATATTACCCAAAATAATTATAAAGTGTTATAATGCTTATTTTCGTTTATTTTATAGGATAAATAATGTTCTATCAAGTAAAAACGTTGAACAAAATTATTATGTTATATGTTGTACTTACAGATATTTTATTTGTAATTTTTTCTATTTGCTATACTCTCTTCTTTTCATTTTTTATGAGTCGCTATGTACAAAAAAACTCCGCAGCCATTAAAGACTACGGAGCATATTACAAAATTTTAGAGTTCCTTACTTACGCTTGAGAATTA
It encodes:
- a CDS encoding sugar ABC transporter substrate-binding protein, which produces MNFATVVFAAREDPARQKPTPSNSTKKRIDIYGGAPVKIAYIAHDIGTPNNQGWKEGIERECASWSNIKVDSYSAEESAEKQVQIMTDCINQGYNAIILQCSDGTALAPSVRQAEEAGIPVITLNLDCASNTVHSALVMAVDYDAGRMAADKMAEQMGGAGDIAIIQGVPGLARTDNLEQGFRDTIAKYPNIKIVAAQTASFQKDTAMTVMNSFLQSYPDLKGVFAINDAMAEGAALAAESANKKGQICIWGADGEKDALAMIENGSMSGTIYTNSWDEGSTAAKIALLMIGSEYSYTVLTATPKVIMEPIVVTAENVSSIAPEDRW
- a CDS encoding ABC transporter permease is translated as MKQLSQTAMRRLISIIMLAVLVCLFTILAGYGQGKFFNFANLIEVVRDASIPAIIGVGVTFLIITSGIDLSTGSMMALVGMVMANIYEYTLWPFKVMVLFGLLTGLLCGLINGIIVAKLNVPEFIGTLATMSIFRAMTYIIAIRNVNGVIKSQAMDHSEYVWLGTGVGKFYYVIMAMILFIVIGQILLRYTRYGTNLYSVGANRKAAVLSGINVAKTRIIAYMLTGFAVAVGAVFTTARLQSATTAIGTDFEFSPIAAAVVGGAALSGGSGDVIGTLIGALFMATLENGVRKLDMNTSFQYIIKGIIIIAVVIFDATYKSRMERRAREQGAKEGLE